From the genome of Nicotiana tabacum cultivar K326 chromosome 17, ASM71507v2, whole genome shotgun sequence:
ACCTAAGAATATCTCTTAAAGTTTTATCAAGAGATGCAAAATAACATCTATGCATCATGGGTGCCTCATCCCAAATAATCAACTTTGCCTTGACAATTAAATTTGCTAAAGGAGTACCTTGCTTGATATTACATGTTGAATCTTTAGTTAGATTTAGAGGAATAAAAAATCTTGAATGAGCTGTTCGACCACCTGGTAACAATAGAGATGCAATCCCGCTAGATGCAACAGTTAACACAATATCTCCTCTAGATTTTATGGCAGAAGACAGAGTTCTCCAAAGAAAAGTCTTGCATGTTCCTCCAAAAccatataaaaagaaaaatccaccTTTGTCTTCATTCAcctctcttattattttttcataaactGACATTTGCTCATCTGTCAAATTCTTTACTAATTGTTGATGTTCATTCGCCAAAGCGCGTTTATTATAACGCAATTCATCCTGGATTAATCTATTAATGTTGTCAACTTCTTTCGTATTATAAACAGGCCTTGGCATTGTTGGAAAATCCTGAAAACTTCTTCCATAAcctttcaaaaaaaattcaagcTTTTGCAAATAACGATTTTTCAATTCATCATCTGTTGGGTCAACTTctgaaataacataaaaatataaaatgataaaatacaaTTAAATGTTAAAGTTTAGCTTAGCAACATGAAATTAATAATAAGATAACGAAACTGTAAAATGTTTAATAGTATTTTACATGAATTAAAAAGCACATTTAACGTACAAAGAATTTGAAGGAATAAGATAGTCCAAAccttgagccctaggtatatcagaccttttgagattctggagagagtgggagaggtggcttataggcttgcgttgccaccgggattatcagcagttcatctggtgttccacgtgtccatgctctggaagtatcacggtgatccgtcccatgtgttagatttcagctcagtccagttgggcaagatttgacttacgaggaggagccggtggctattctagctcgGCAGGTTTGACAACTGAGTTCTAAGAGATATCCTTCAGTTCAAGCAtattggagaggtcagcccgttgaggcagctacttgggagtccgagtcagatatgcggagtagatatccacatcttttcaccagttcaggtacttttctatgtccgttccaggacgaatgattattttagaggtggagaatgtgataacccgATATGTCATCTTATATTTTGAAATCTAATTTTATGATCTGAAGCCTTAAAAATAATGTTTTAGCCTTACtcaatttgcatgcacagtccgagcatctttccggaaagcttttatgttaaaaactgataaaaataagaatttctgccttaaaaattaatttgagttgacttcgatcaatgttttgagtaaatggACCCAGATCCATATTTTGATGGTCCTAGTAGGtgcgtatcataatttgggacctgggtgtatacccggaatcgaatttcgagatccctagctcgagatatggaattttgatgaaaaattaaaagtttgaaagtttaataaTTTTTAGAATTGACTGTCAGTactgggtccgtattttagttccggagccggTACAGgtccattattatatttatgacttgtctatgaaatttggtgagaaacggagttagtttaacgtgattcggatgttcggttgtgaaaatagaaattttaaagtcttgttgaaaaatttatttgatttggtgtctaattcgtagttctaggcgttattttggtattttggttatgcgagcgagttcgtataatatttttggacttgtgtgtatatttggtttggcgccccgagggctcgggtgagtttcagataggctacgggtgttttgaaacttagaaaaatctggtttttggcTTCAGCTATTATCTGGtgtttccttcatcgcattcgcggaggtactctcgcgaacgtgaaaggTATAATGGGGAAGGATTATTTTCTTATACGCGAACGCAGTAGCTAGGTCGCGAACGTGAGGCAGTGgggccttacccttcgcgaacgcggccatctTCTCATGAACGCGAAGCTtgagggacctgggggaggggacaCTCGttcttctacgcaaacgcgagcACTGGCTCGCTAACGTGGAGGCCAGGGGGAACAACATTTGTGAACGCGAAAGACATTTGGGTTGCTGcacatcgcgaacgcggcaggaCCTTTGGGAACGCGAAAAAGGCCTGACGCCCAGACcttaaaacattttaaaaacgggattttacccatttttcataaactctccattagagCTCAGCCTAGGTGCGATTTTGAAGGGAAAACTCAACACCAATTTATAGATTTGTActctctaactcattttcttccatttctatcaTCATCCATTAAATTCCTAaccctaatctttgttctttcatggtagaaaactagggatttaggaagaattgagggtttttgcaaattggggatttagacctcaatttaaggtcAGATTCTGAAACTAGTTATATAATCGGGTTCGGGGGTGAATAGGTAAATAAATTTTTGTCCGAACCTCGGGTATTGACCAAGCGGGCCctaggtcgatttttgactttttggggaaaaacttggggaatctaaatttatgcaatataatttatttctttagcaatatttgatattattgagtcgtttgtgaatagatatgagtggtttggaggtggattcgagaggaaaagcggtaattgagcattgagtggcctttggagcgagataagtgtcgtggttaaccttgactttagGGAATAaaacttgtttgtctatttgctatatGTTTAAATGTTGGAGAACAATGTATATGTAAGGTGACAAGTACGTATGTGTtgtagtcgggttaaagcatgcgggtggggcttggtttcttgcaattaaagcttcctttgttcatgttatccgtgtttagactagtattgttaaattcatcattcttatcatgtttacggatcttttagtgataattgagtattgattccgaagttgaggttgatattgtggaaccaaatatttaagtaaggcttgtacttgttattctatctccctgttattatttgttcattgcattatggtaagggagagtgttaatgcacgaagggtgatgccgtgccatattgtgagtgttaatgcacgaagggtgatgccatgccatattgtgagtgttaatgcacaaagggtgatgccgtgccatattatgagtgttaaagcacgaagggtgatgtcgtaccatgttatgagagttaatgcacgaagggtgatgccgtgccgtttctattgattttaaggtgaggttgagaataaaagcaagaagggtgatgccgtgcatttttcctttactgtgtttacttgttcttattggttcatagtatattggttgttcaaGTTACCATTATGCTGTAGTTCTCCATCTCGTATTCCCCCCTCATCATgttccccctcccgatattaccTGTCAAGTTTTTCCTTggtgttatttgtatatatactgttaaattgcacaggtttgttatgtaggtgtcttgtcatagcttgtcactacttcgtcgagattaggctcgacacttactagtacatggggtcgattgtactgatactgcactctgcacttcctgtgcagattttggtattggtcctaGCTGATCGAGAGGCGTAGCAGCTCAGACTAGTtcatcggagactcaaggtagatctgttggcgttcgcagaccttgaagtccccgtctatcttttcagtattttttttactatttctttcattcaaatagttatatttctttcagacttttatttgtagtaaatcttagaagttcgtgaattgtgactccagatctgggtggtagtaattaatgaagtttttttatattattccacactcgttgtttttcattttagcttattcattttttttttactgaattgaataatgattggtttaataattctctaacgtcggcttgcctagcaagtggaatgttaggcgccatcacggtcccgacggtgaaaatttcgggtcgtgacactatagTAAAAAGATATAAACATAACAAAATATTGTTTACAACCTTAAGTCTTGGAATGAATTTTTTATGAActggaaaaaatatataaaaggcaATGAACAATCAGATTAATATGAATGaagtaattaaaaagaaaatcaatcaataAAGTTAAGCAAATCAGCCATCCTTCAGAAGTATCATATCATATTGAAATTGTAAGCATTATATAAGTACCTGGGTGATCCAATATTGTTCTTTCTTCATGAAGGATATCTTCTGATAGTAAATGCCATGTTGCTTGCCAAACACTTTCTGGTCGTGACATTGAATTTGATAAAAGTAGCCTAACAAATAATTGCCTAAGATATGATGCCATTCCCCAATTACTTTCTTCCATTATAGCATCCATGTATTCCTTATCATAATCTAATAAACCCAAAGCATAACATGCATCTCTAAAAGTCTCATGATCACAACCGTTGATTTTTTTGAGTTCCTCATATCTCTTTGGACCTTTAATGacattcaacaacaatctaaGGTAATATTGCTCGCCGGATCCAGGTGGAACAAAGAAGATTTTCCCAATAGAAAATGCAGATGTTCTTCTTTTTTCCCATCTTTTCAGGTTTTGTTTTCACACAAACTTTAGAGGGAATTCTGCATAAGTCAATTCTCTTGCTtcaaaaaatgtcttattagctTCAAACCAGCTTAAAAATATAGATTCCTTAATGGTTGGTCTGTTGACAACTGCATCAATTAGATCATCATCCGAAAATATGACAGTTTGATTATTTGGTAGGTGAAAAGATAGCCTTTCTACCGATGGTTCTTTATGGTGTATTGGGAATTTAAAAATTCTCCAAGCAGCTTCACAAGGTGATATGTATCGACAATCACAATACATATTTATTTCATCAACAACCCCTGAGTCTTCCTTATTTACACTTTGAGAAAAAGCTGCGGTGACACGATCATTTCCTTtattaaaatacataaataagTACTTAATGGATCGTGATTGATTACACCACTCCACGTTAATATGTGCATCATACTtcaataataaaaatttattatgTGGTACAACATACCAATTATACAACTCAATACCTACTCTCTTTGTAGTTCTACCATCATCCCTTCTTCCATAGATTGGATACCCATCTTCATCAATTGTGGTTGATGACACAATTTTTTTTGGAAAGTGCTTTGTGCATCTACCATTCTGCATGCAAGGAGAAGATTTTCTAGCACCACCACAAGGGCCATGCATCATAAAATTTATAACAACATTATAAGAATGAGGATCTACTTTTTTATCTGGTAATTCTGTTGAAATTATTCCATCAATATCTGCGACATTTCGGTATTTATTCCGAAGAAGAAGCAAGATATGTGCATGAGGCAAGCTTCGCTTTTGAAATTCAACTGTATAAACCACTGAAGAATAAAGAATTAATTAGATAAGTATGTtcttatattatttatttttaatattaacatATAATAAAATTAATGCAATAATTTTTATAGAACATAAAAACTATACCTGCTTTTACTTCTCCAAAAATTTTATTGTCGCGTAGGTCCTTAATCATGCGATCCGGCTTTATTTTGAAAATCTCTGTTAAAATGTCGGGATGATCTTCTCGAGATAATCCCCTACTCTCCACAAATCTAGTAATCTCTGGCCATTTTGGCATAGAAATAGTTTTTGACCGGAGTATGATCAAAGAAATAAAGATCTAACTTCATCTTTATCTAGTCAAAAGTATACGTTAGAACTGTTGTCGGGCAATAATCGATAATGTATAGAATTGATGCGCATGTCAAGTGATGCATATGTTAGGTTATGTCAATATTTTAGGCACAATGGATGGCTCACAAATAGCAAACATGTATCTGTCGAAGAGAAGATAGCAATATTCTTAACAATTATAGGACATAACGAGCGTTTTGTGGTTATTAAGAGAAGATTTTAACATTCTTCGCAAATAGTGCATGAGTACTTTCATGAAGTTCTTGATGCAACGATGAAATTTGCAAATGAGATGATAGCACCTACAACATCTGATACGAATCTGAATATTCCTTGTGCTAATAACATGTACGAAGAATTTTTTAAGGTATTATTTATTATACTACTATCTTTAtagaatttcacaagaaataatttttttctttacttttaacTTAAATTTATATATTGGCAGGGAACAATAGGTGCACTAGATGGGACATTAATACATGTTGTTATTCCGGTTAATCAACAGATTATGTACAGAGAAAAAGGAAAGGGTAAATGTTATCAGAATGTTCTGGCAATATGTGACTTCAATATGGTCTTTACTTATGTTTATGCTAGATGGGAAGGGATAGCACATGATGCACGTGTTCTAACGGAAATCGTATCTAACCCAGAAAATGGCTTTTCATTCCCCCAGCTAGTAAGTGATACAACTTAAacaattgaaataatattttagCTTTTCAATATGATCACGTAACTCTTTTTTCTTAATGTCAGACAAATACTATTTATGTGATGCGGCATATCCTAACACTCGAGGATTTCTAGTACCATATCGTAATATTCGATATTGGTTAGGAGATTATCATCGCAGGCGTGCTATAACTAAGGAGAAAAAATTTAATCATGCGCATGCACAACTTAGAAATATCATCGAGCGTGCTTATGGAGTACTGAAAGCTAGATTCCCGATATTGGACAAGATGCCTCCATATCCTATTGATATCCAAAGAGATGTTGTTATTGCATGTTTTGCGATTAATAATTTTATCAGAAAGGAGCGCATCAATGATGATTTGTTTAATCAGTTTGATTTGCCTCAAGTAATATTTGATGAAGAACAACAACATGAAAAAGTATTGGGTGAAACTGATGGACCTAGATGGACAGTTGAAGATTGTCAGATGATGAATGATATGCGCGAGCAACTCGCACTCAAACGAGTACAAAGAAGAGGAAATACTTGAGGGTTTTTAATTTTAGTcatttaaagtatttttttccaGTGTTTGAATGTTAAAACTTGATCTGATTATCATTTAGATCTTCAAATATTCTAATGTTTGTGCATCTAAATTATCACTAGTTTTGAGTATATTGTTTTAATTTGTTGGATAAGTTTGATTAGAAGATAAATTTAcgttcaatatttttttttggttacaTTTCGTTACTACAAttgttgttattgatatataATTTTCATTTATAGTTCAAATGGTTTAACAAATGGATCAAACATAAAATATTGATTTATATCTTATAATATTTCAATTTATCTCAAATAATAACTTTTTTGTTCAAGTTAATATTTTCACTAATTGATATAGtatttaatcatttttttttaaatgtatattttttatgttgaaatataaatatattatacgTATTCAAATGTTGAAAAATAAACAGTCTTAATCATTCAGCGTTCAGATATACATACTACATCTTAATATTCAGACGTGCATtaagattcagacgtcttaatcttaaaaaaacaaatgaggccttaatCACTTTAAGCAAACATGTTGACCCTGAGCTCCTCAACTGTGgcttataaataaaaataaaaattatatatataaatatatataataagtagAGAATGAATAACTACTTCTCTCCTTCCATACAACATCTACCTCTCTCCTTGGATACAAGATCTACTTATCAAAGCCTccatgaaagaagaaaaaaaacacacAATTTTGGCTATACTTCTCTGGTGGGTTAATTAATTTCTCCCTTTCTTCAatctttttcaattcaatttgTTCCTTTGAACTATTTCTCTCTTTTATCACGCAAAATTGTTGTTTTAGATCTTGGCTAAtgttatccttttttttttctagtaCAAATATACTGTTTTTAATGCTTTGACGACTCATAATTTTCTTCAGAAATTTCGCACTCCTTTTGTTTCGAAATTGATTTTCTTACTTCTTGTttagatcttttttttttgttatgcgTTGATCATTTCTATTTATGCTTTAGATCTAATATAATGCTATTTGTTTTTTTGATTTACTAACACAACATTCAAATTCTTATGGAAAAtaaacaagtagaaagttgttCTCATTTTTTTCCAGCATTTGTAGTAAATTATCCCTTGAAAGTTAATAGGACAAAAAAGCACATCATATAtatgtgtgtgcgcgcgcgcgcgtCTGACTTCTGCAGTAATTTGTAAGATATTTCTTTATATGGCTTAAgtgaattcaaaagttaaagCTAGTCTAGCTAGAATTTGAAAACTTACTGTTCATCAATCATTTGAACCATATCTCTCTTCAAATGTTGAAAGTTGGGGTTTATTACGATAACTAGGGTCCTTTCTGAGTCTCGAGCCTAATTACATTTTACCTGCGAGTTCAATGTTGTTGCTGCACGTGCGGCGCGATCTTGATCAGCCTTATTCTGTCATAATACAATACGTGAACATGTTAGTGTCTATCTTGATCATGTTAAAATAAAATGTTGACATTACCTTTTGGCACTCTTTGCGGTGCTTGTTGATTTCATCTAGTGAAATGTCGAGACATAATGCGCAGATGTTGCACTTTTTTGTTGTGATTTTACGTCCAGTTACAACCGTTTTTCCCTATTTGGCATTCCTCCCCACCTACGCAGCATATCAATGACCCAGTCAGTGGCTATTGCTCAATTTAACATAGAAAGAAAACTCAATTACAACTTAGGCACGCACAAGTTATTGCAGGACTCACCGGAGCCACTTTTATATGTATCCATAAAATCTTTGGTCTATTTGAATTGTTGCATATGTAACTACAAGTATTCTAACATCATTTATCATATAGCCCATAGTTTGATTTTGTTAACTTATATGATGCACTTTGCTAATCTAACTTCCAGATCACTTTAATATGAAGTGAAATTCCTAATTTCATGTCTGAATATACCTAGTCTCAACTGCAGATTACACAGATTCTATAAAGATgtaataaattttgaaatacagAATCCCAGAAACTGGGATTACACAGAATTTATAAAGGTATAATAAATTTTGGAATACAAGATCCAAGAAATTGAGATTACCTAGTCTCAATAGCAGATTACACAAAACTAAAGCCTACATTTAGCTATTGTGGTGTCCGTTATAATGATTTGTATCCAGAAAACCTTTGATCTATTTGAATTCTTGTCGGTAACTTCCATTACTCTAACATCATTTATCATGTAGCCCATATTTTGATTTTGTTACTTATAGGATGCACTTTGTTAATCTCACATCTCAATATACATAGTCTCAATTGTAGATTACACATAATCTATAgatataataaatttaaaatacagaatcccaaaaacaaagattcgttaaaaaattttaaaataaaattgttgaaaGAGAAATTTACCTTGTGTCCAGGAAATCAGAGAATTAGTGTGATGTGGTCTTGATTCAGCTACATTAtataaaaatatcagaaaattagaaaaattgatATCGAATTCTGGGAATGTAAGAAATTTACCTTCAAGTTGTAGAAATCAAGGTCTACGTTTTCTTTAGTGTTTTTTGTCTTCTTTGGTGATTTTTATTCGGATGGTGTGCCTTGGGCCTTAGGCATAAATGATATTCGACcctaattttcaaataaaatttatttaatgtcaatttattttaacttttaaaattttacttatctTACATCAACCTAACCCCACTGTTAAAGGAGGGGTTCTTTTAATCTGAAAGTTAACGTTAAGAGCAATTGTGGCCCAATAGATGGAAGGAGGGGAAATTTAGACTATTTTCAATACGTTATTTTTTACCCTTTTCCGTTTATACTATACTATTCTTACAAGATATATGACTTTTAACTTCAAATAGTAAAATTACTATTTATATTATCAAGGGTTAATTCGAGTGAATAAGATGTTAGTCATGTTTTGCAATACATCACCTTGGATCCTGttgtaaaatattttatttgctaatatgagatttgagtaatttaattcaaagttctaaaatatttttatgctaattttttttcttttttacacaAATTTTGTACTTTTTTCTACAAACTTCAATATTATCTGAGTTAAAACATTATTGTGTATCCATTGATAATTTTTGAGATCTCAAAATTTTAGAGGCCCAGGGCAAAGGCTTTAATAGCCTCATCCTTGAGTAACTCATGCATGTTTTCATGTGATCCATGATGTCATAAGAGATATCCAGTTAGCTAAATATTtacattgtcttttttttttaactctcTATTTTTTAAAGTAACTCTTGAAAGTGACCTTTTTGGGTAAAGATCACTTTTAGTCGCGGGCGAAACTATTTATATCTAGCAGCCGTAAAATTgtgtaaaatttatatattttttaaatataacacactactagaaattcgctaaaaaccgatcaaaaataccgaccaacgttggtcggttatggcaaattaccgatcaaaacgcgaccattacggtgtggacggtgttttgatggtcggaatggcttaccgaccaaagttgatcggaaattaccgaccaactttggtcggtatattaaaacgaccatctgacaagtttaattacttaccgaccaactttggtcggaaacatattttattaatttaattttaccgaccaaagttagtcggtttaactaaattatattttttttattaattattaaaattaaaaaaaatcgaccaactttggtcgataattgaaaatatatattttttaaaactaattaaaattaaacattaccgaccaactatggtcggtaatctcaac
Proteins encoded in this window:
- the LOC107811852 gene encoding uncharacterized protein LOC107811852: MPKWPEITRFVESRGLSREDHPDILTEIFKIKPDRMIKDLRDNKIFGEVKAVVYTVEFQKRSLPHAHILLLLRNKYRNVADIDGIISTELPDKKVDPHSYNVVINFMMHGPCGGARKSSPCMQNGRCTKHFPKKIVSSTTIDEDGYPIYGRRDDGRTTKRVDYDKEYMDAIMEESNWGMASYLRQLFVRLLLSNSMSRPESVWQATWHLLSEDILHEERTILDHPEVDPTDDELKNRYLQKLEFFLKGYGRSFQDFPTMPRPVYNTKEVDNINRLIQDELRYNKRALANEHQQLVKNLTDEQMSVYEKIIREVNEDKGGFFFLYGFGGTCKTFLWRTLSSAIKSRGDIVLTVASSGIASLLLPGGRTAHSRFFIPLNLTKDSTCNIKQGTPLANLIVKAKLIIWDEAPMMHRCYFASLDKTLRDILRFKDASNLDRPVGGKTIILGGDFRQILLVIPKGSRQDIVNASLNSSYLWPHCQLLKLTKNMRLQALTILIQHWNMYTPEFLNTIKCSGVPNHALTLKVGIPVMLLRNIDQPTGLCNGISLIITKLENQVIEAKVLLGKMGGQKVFIPRMTLTPSDARIPFKFQLRQLPIIVSFSMTINKSQGQSLSHVGLFLKKYVFTH
- the LOC142171785 gene encoding uncharacterized protein LOC142171785 — its product is MKFANEMIAPTTSDTNLNIPCANNMYEEFFKGTIGALDGTLIHVVIPVNQQIMYREKGKGKCYQNVLAICDFNMVFTYVYARWEGIAHDAHKYYLCDAAYPNTRGFLVPYRNIRYWLGDYHRRRAITKEKKFNHAHAQLRNIIERAYGVLKARFPILDKMPPYPIDIQRDVVIACFAINNFIRKERINDDLFNQFDLPQVIFDEEQQHEKVLGETDGPRWTVEDCQMMNDMREQLALKRVQRRGNT